In the Salvelinus fontinalis isolate EN_2023a chromosome 34, ASM2944872v1, whole genome shotgun sequence genome, one interval contains:
- the LOC129833454 gene encoding excitatory amino acid transporter 2-like: protein MTQGLGFCLFFLSLYRSILSSLHCVSPDALLWLDGRRHTADRMTNQQPVHQSNKAHYDEALPPIVGAGVLDLLEPKLPNSSLGTYCGFLIRNSLLVLTILGVIAGSLFGMLLRYVSVTDPNTLMLVSFPGDILMRMLKMLILPLIISSLITGLAGLDARSSGRMGSRAMVYYMSTTVIAAILGVILVLGIHPGNPKLRSSQEQNTAPKNQEVSSLDAFLDLIRNLFPENLVQACFQQVQTVAKKVSVMPPNQTEPVIVSKKKLEFKWGMNVLGLIGFFITFGMCMGKMGEKGKLMSEFFNILNEIIMKMVGMIMWYSPVGIASLISGKIAAIGDLEVVARQLGMYMVTVIVGLMIHGGIILPLIFFSITRKSPFTFYSGIFQAWITALGTASSAGTLPVTFRCLEENLKIDKRVTRFVLPIGATINMDGTALYEAVAAIFIAQMNDINLDAGQIVTVSMTATLASVGAASIPSAGLVTMLLILTAVGLPTQDISLLIAVDWLLDRMRTSINVVGDSFGAGIVDHLSRAELAEIDAELLSPEDEEFIPPPPVLTEIDLVDSKRPPELPPRSPRPPKLNHHGHSNLSQIYSITNSPRSVRSPSPRSVRSPSPRSNCSHSHSPRPSAFRTHSPRILRRTEPGYCALPSHDNQIPTLPRSHRERDRGDRDRRERDRERDRERDRERDRERDRERDRGRERERLRGRDSDRYQSETEEEEERDRVLDEGSQGEESDDTAYDRRNTILPCDLP, encoded by the exons ACAGGATGACGAATCAGCAGCCAGTCCACCAGTCTAACAAGGCCCATTATGATGAGGCACTGCCACCCATTGTTGGCGCTGGAGTGTTGGACTTGTTGGAACCCAAACTTCCCAATAGTTCCTTGGGAACCTACTGTGGCTTCCTCATCCGAAACTCACTGCTCGTCCTCACTATACTGG GTGTAATAGCGGGGTCGCTGTTTGGGATGCTGCTGCGGTATGTTTCTGTTACAGACCCCAACACCCTGATGCTGGTGTCCTTTCCTGGAGACATCCTCATGAGGATGCTGAAGATGCTCATCTTGCCCCTCATCatctccagcctcatcacag gtcTGGCTGGTCTGGATGCTCGTTCCAGTGGGAGAATGGGCTCCAGGGCCATGGTCTACTACATGTCCACTACGGTCATAGCTGCCATCCTGGGGgtcatcctggtcctggggatccACCCGGGAAACCCCAAACTCAGGAGCAGTCAGGAGCAGAACACGGCCCCCAAGAACCAGGAGGTCAGCAGTCTGGACGCCTTCCTGGACCTCATCAGGAACCTGTTCCCTGAAAACTTGGTGCAGGCCTGCTTCCAACAG gttcAAACAGTAGCAAAGAAAGTGTCAGTGATGCCCCCGAACCAGACAGAACCTGTCATAGTCAGCAAGAAGAAACTGGAGTTCAAATGGGGCATGAATGTTCTGG GTTTAATTGGGTTCTTCATCACATTTGGAATGTGCATGGGGAAGATGGGAGAGAAGGGGAAGCTCATGTCAGAGTTCTTCAACATCCTCAACGAGATCATCATGAAGATGGTGGGCATGATCATGTG GTACTCTCCAGTTGGTATCGCCTCTCTGATCTCAGGGAAGATAGCAGCCATCGGGGACCTGGAGGTGGTGGCTAGACAGCTGGGCATGTACATGGTGACAGTCATAGTGGGCCTAATGATCCACGGGGGCATTATCCTGCCACTCATCTTCTTCTCCATCACAAGGAAGAGCCCCTTCACCTTTTACTCCGGGATCTTCCAGGCCTGGATCACTGCCCTGGGCACCGCCAGCAG tgcGGGAACGTTACCTGTCACATTCCGCTGTCTGGAGGAGAATCTGAAGATCGATAAGCGCGTGACGCGATTCGTGCTGCCCATCGGAGCCACCATCAACATGGACGGCACAGCCCTGTACGAGGCAGTGGCAGCCATCTTCATCGCTCAGATGAATGACATCAACCTGGACGCAGGACAGATCGTTACCGTCAG tatgaCAGCCACCCTGGCCAGTGTGGGAGCGGCCAGTATTCCCAGCGCAGGCCTGGTCACCATGCTGTTGATCCTTACAGCTGTGGGCCTGCCCACCCAGGACATCAGCCTGCTCATCGCTGTCGACTGGCTGCT TGACAGAATGCGTACCTCAATCAACGTGGTGGGCGACTCGTTTGGTGCTGGGATTGTGGACCACCTGTCCAGGGCAGAGCTAGCTGAGATTGATGCGGAGCTCCTCTCCCCTGAGGATGAGGAGTTCATCCCCCCGCCCCCTGTCCTCACTGAGATAGACCTGGTGGACTCCAAGAGACCCCCCGAGTTACCCCCCCGCTCCCCCCGCCCGCCCAAACTCAACCACCACGGCCACTCCAACCTGTCACAGATCTACTCCATCACCAACTCTCCCCGCTCCGTCCGCTCTCCGTCCCCCCGTTCTGTCCGCTCTCCCTCCCCGCGCTCCAACTgttcccactcccactccccacgACCCTCTGCCTTCCGTACCCACTCCCCACGCATCCTCCGCAGAACAGAGCCTGGCTACTGCGCCCTGCCAAGCCACGACAACCAG ATCCCCACACTCCCTCgctcccacagagagagagacagaggggatagagacagaagggaaagagacagggaaagagacagagagagagacagggaaagagacagggaaagagacagagagagagatagaggaagagagagggagagactgcgGGGGCGAGACAGCGACCGATATCAGAgcgagacagaggaagaggaggagagggatagggTGCTGGATGAGGGGAGTCAAGGAGAAGAGAGTGACGACACTGCTTACGACCGCAGGAACACCATTCTGCCCTGCGACCTGCCCTGA
- the LOC129833455 gene encoding potassium voltage-gated channel subfamily A member 1-like: MTDQGMENHDKGGGEGGGEGDKKHLPEEVSESDKETKDQRNKAEKGEKETENNGSEKERVEGKRESCRPSGSLWRGGWALTERLAINVSGMHYETQLRTLAQFPDSLLGDPNRRIRYFDPLRNELFLDRNRNCFDAILYFYQSGGRLRRPAHVPLDVFLDELRFYELGEEIMERFKEEEGFPKEEVPALPENEMQRKVWMLFEHPESSSGARIIAIISVMVIVVSIAIFCLETLPDFRNEKELREKFTYQPHPTLPNITILVPPTGSAFHDPFFQVETICIFWFSFELIMRLASSPSKLHFFKDVMNTIDFLAIIPFFVTLGTELARDKTSNKDPGMSLAIIRVIRLVRVFRIFKLSRHSKGLQILGQTLKASLRELALLIFFLFIGVILFSSAVYFAEADSPDTVFTSIPEAFWWAVVSMTTVGYGDMYPTTLGGKLVGSMCAIAGVLTISLPVPVIVSNFSYFYHRETECLEKISEYTHISTSVWEGEDEEGDEGEGDYTPLYVGDCKGICNPLNGTLLSGLCAGQDGWENKGNVYLREPLVTQV, from the exons ATGACAGACCAAGGAATGGAGAACCATGACAAGGGtggaggtgaaggaggaggagaaggagacaaGAAGCATCTCCCAGAGGAGGTGAGCGAGAGCGACAAGGAGACCAAGGACCAGCGCAACAAGgcggagaagggagagaaggagacagagaacaACGGCAGTGAAAAGGAGAGGGttgaggggaaaagggaaagcTGCCGTCCCTCAGGCTCCCTGTGGAGGGGGGGCTGGGCCCTGACAGAGCGGCTAGCCATCAACGTGTCGGGGATGCACTACGAGACACAGCTCCGCACTCTGGCCCAGTTCCCTGACTCCCTCCTGGGGGACCCTAACCGCAGAATTCGCTACTTTGACCCTCTGCGCAATGAGCTGTTCCTGGACCGGAACCGGAACTGCTTCGATGCCATCCTCTACTTCTACCAGTCTGGCGGGCGGCTGCGGCGGCCTGCCCACGTGCCCCTGGATGTGTTCTTGGATGAGCTGCGCTTCTATGAGCTTGGTGAGGAGATCATGGAACGCTTCAAGGAGGAAGAGGGCTTCCCCAAGGAGGAGGTGCCTGCACTGCCTGAGAACGAGATGCAGAGGAAGGTTTGGATGCTTTTTGAGCACCCAGAATCCTCCTCGGGCGCACGCATCATCGCCATCATCAGCGTCATGGTCATTGTGGTGTCCATCGCCATCTTCTGCTTGGAGACGCTGCCTGACTTCAGGAACGAGAAGGAGCtccgagag aaATTCACCTACCAGCCCCATCCTACCCTCCCCAACATCACCATCCTGGTCCCTCCCACTGGCAGTGCTTTCCATGACCCCTTCTTCCAGGTGGAGACCATATGTATCTTCTGGTTCTCCTTTGAGCTCATTATGCGCTTAGCCAGCTCCCCCAGTAAGCTCCACTTCTTCAAGGACGTGATGAACACTATCGACTTCCTCGCCATCATTCCCTTCTTCGTCACTCTGGGCACAGAGCTGGCCAGGGACAAAACCTCCAACAAGGACCCGGGCATGTCTTTGGCCATCATCAGGGTCATTAGGCTGGTCAGGGTGTTCAGGATCTTCAAGCTGTCGCGTCACTCCAAGGGCCTGCAGATCCTGGGCCAGACTCTGAAGGCCAGCCTGAGAGAGCTGGCCCTGCTCATCTTCTTCCTCTTCATCGGAGTCATCCTCTTCTCCAGCGCTGTCTACTTCGCCGAGGCGGACAGCCCCGACACGGTGTTCACCAGCATCCCCGAGGCCTTCTGGTGGGCCGTGGTCTCCATGACGACAGTGGGCTACGGGGACATGTACCCTACAACTCTGGGGGGCAAGCTGGTGGGCTCCATGTGTGCCATCGCTGGCGTGCTCACCATCTCCCTGCCAGTCCCCGTCATTGTGTCCAACTTCAGCTACTTCTATCACCGAGAGACGGAGTGTCTCGAGAAAATCAGTGAATACACCCACATCAGCACCTCTGTCTGGGAGGGTGAGGACGAGGAGGGAGACGAGGGGGAGGGAGACTACACTCCCCTGTATGTGGGTGACTGCAAGGGAATCTGTAACCCCCTCAATGGGACACTGCTGTCAGGACTGTGCGCGGGGCAGGACGGGTGGGAGAACAAAGGCAACGTGTACCTCAGGGAACCCCTGGTCACTCAGGTGTGA
- the LOC129833456 gene encoding 17-beta-hydroxysteroid dehydrogenase 14-like, with the protein MSGSTLRYGDKVVIVTGGSKGIGRGIVKVFVENGAKVVFCARGVAAGQALEAELNRAGPGSCKFVPCDISKEEDIKRLISVTVEHYGQIDCLVNNAGWHPPHKPTDDTTADEFRDLLNLNLISYFLASKYALPHLRQHQGNIINLSSLVGSIGQKNAAPYVATKGAIIAMTKAMAVDESRYQVRVNCISPGNVMTPLWEELAGQTADTLATIKEGENAQLLGRMGTEAESGLAALYLAADATFCTGIDLLLSGGAELNYGYKSQVP; encoded by the exons ATGTCAGGCAGTACATTGCGTTACGGAGACAAAGTTGTCATTGTGACCGGCGGGTCCAAAGGGATTGGTAGAGGGATTGTTAAAGTATTCG TGGAGAATGGAGCCAAAGTTGTCTTCTGTGCAAGAGGGG tggCAGCAGGACAGGCTCTAGAGGCCGAGCTGAACAGGGCAGGGCCAGGGTCATGCAAATTTGTACCTTGTGACATCTCCAAAGAGGAGGACATCAAG AGGTTGATTTCAGTGACAGTGGAGCATTATGGTCAAATAGACTGTCTGGTCAACAATGCTGGGTGGC ACCCACCTCATAAACCCACAGATGACACTACTGCAGATGAGTTCAGAGATCTTTTGAATCTTAACCTCATCAGTTACTTCCTGGCCTCCAAA taTGCCCTGCCCCACCTGCGACAGCACCAGGGGAACATCATTAACTTGTCCAGTCTGGTGGGCTCCATTGGTCAGAAAAATGCAGCACCATATGTAGCCACTAAG GGGGCGATCATTGCCATGACAAAAGCCATGGCTGTGGATGAGAGTCGGTACCAAGTGAGAGTCAACTG CATCTCCCCTGGTAATGTGATGACACCTCTGTGGGAGGAGCTGGCTGGACAGACTGCAGATACCTTAGCTACCATTAAAGAGGGAGAGAACGCTCAG CTGCTTGGTCGAATGGGGACAGAAGCTGAGAGTGGGTTGGCTGCTCTGTACCTGGCTGCTGATGCTACGTTCTGCACTGGGATAGACCTGCTGCTTAGTGGAGGGGCAGAACTCAACTACGGCTACAAGAGCCAGGTCCCATGA